The Methanosphaera sp. BMS genome contains a region encoding:
- a CDS encoding non-ribosomal peptide synthetase — translation MKIDKPDNTYTLINSFDYPTTISPDVKDSQTSYLTSTIEYQDKINELTDKYEMAKDNILLAIFIFNLVKFSFSKDILITYNRQAAGYHFNTNLSVSEYLTDFKTKYNDYSDDEEINFESEILFATSDYSKESYKFILSYDDEKIIVEYDSSSYSKELIDAFLHALNVLIAKFNNENELLKNISIVEEMDMDEDFKIELANEGLINKIFENAVKENPDKTILYAEDGNFTYSQLNSKANKIANGLIQRGVQVEDKVMFMMKRNSDLIATVLGIVKAGAAFIPIDPKYPEKRINQILEDSDSRYVITSKDIDYDGENRINVEELLNNNDDSNPPVNLNPDNLCFLIYTSGSTGKPKGVMITHRGISNYIANVEENQPIYQLNHACEKFISISTVSFIVFLREIFGTILNGLPVVFANDEESINPLKLVKLFEKTAADGFGSTPTRLLEYLELKEIQEAVKKCKIIIVGGESFPPVLYDNLSKYTDALIYNSYGPTEVTIASHYKLMDNPNVTAGWSMLNVVDKIMDIDGNQLPPYVTGEIYVGGAGIARGYLNNQEQTDKVFSTINNIPYYNTGDLGKKDKYGELYVLGRNDTQIKLRGLRIELSEIETAISNYENITLSKVMVKKVNDVEHLCAYYTASNEIDINKLKEQLGLTLPDYMVPSYYTQLDTFPKTPNGKINFKKLPEPVVTDEEIILPRNNIEEEIYSIVSKIMNTDKFGVNTNLFSIGLTSLSVIKLITHLYKNLKIELNVTDILKYRTIEEIASQISSQEKVEYEKQEYYPLTSNQLGVYFDCMKNPDSLTYNLPKMMRYTHEINPDKLKSSIIQAINNHPYLKTQIVMKDGTIYQKRDDDSNINELIQITDELNVNEFVRPFKLDEEKLFRFQIVEKNMLLADFHHLIVDGISLNILFDEIARIYDDKDYELEQMDGYEYTLNELKMEESHKFNEAKKFFEDKIKDFDEATVIPQDINGDENLANVKVKDILFNQDKIDNFCHENNISQNNLFLSVVSLVLSKFVYNKDLLIATISNGRFNPYQEKTLAMMVKTLPLALNLDSSFTIEQYLHYINNQWLDVLANSSYPLTRISDELNITPEILYAYQGKIIEDIHMDGMTIKREAIGDSGVKFKIMINVEEIDDKYNINCEYNDQLYSDEYIDILLNSIRIVVEKFITLYNNTQLKEISITEEDNWTPTDLEYIDIGEKRVNKIFESCVEENGDDVAVYACDGRYTFNQLNNKANRIANALIKKGVNIEDKVMIILKRNSNFIASMFGILKAGAAFIPIDSDYPKDRIEHVLRDSNSKYIITDEIIKIKNLDLSEYNNYLLNINDLLEEENTKNPETNVTESNLAYLIYTSGSTGLPKGVMLEHQNLANFTYPHPDNVYTYELATNYKKEDYRVLSTITVAFDVFLEETMCSLLNGVPIVLADDNTYKDPKATMELVEKYKANVYTATPSRILQYLQIKQIRKDMLKFKVYAIAGEPFPNRLYEDLSANTDAHIFNVYGPTETTISCNTALLSNNNITVGKELFNVKEQIMDLDSNPLPTNVIGELYIAGLGVSRAYHNRPENNAKSYTTINDIRYYKSGDLAKRGLDGQIYVYGRLDNQIKLRGLRIEIGEIESAISKCEAIKDVAVVVRNINDNDYLCAYYTVYEEYKKDDEYSIDIDKLREKLEDSLVYYMIPTFFTELDKFPRTPNDKVDLKNLPEPQTDIDNYKNPSNEIEEKLWDIISEILNISSFGVDTDLFTIGLTSLTMMQVVSEIYEEFKTQLMITQVMKSKTIEKISMLIKEDKIEEYDTQNMYPLTPNQLGVYFECVKKPEDLSYNMPIKIEFGSEIDPHKLKSAIITAINNHPYLKTRIIMNDGEVYQERRDNLTIDEFVEITDDPADEDNFVKTFVLDEGPLFRFKICENTTLLADFHHIIMDGTSLNIFFDEIAKIYDDKDYTIEEIDGFEYSLNEAKIEKSNLYKEAELFFFDKIKEFEEATLISPDLNGQKENGVSLEKTSYLKKEDINRFCDEHNINPNNLFMAVTSFVLSKFVYNKNVLIATLSNGRYTKAQEKTLAMMVKTLPLALKLNTELSISDYLSYINEEWLNVLTYSSYPLTKISSDYDITPEFLYTYQGMINENIEIDSRSVKREFIDYNFLKFNMGVQIEDIGDEYKVICQYNNELYSDDLINTFVDSFNIVLNKFITYNENTPLNSISIVEKDCISIDDIEIEAIPEYRINKIFENCVKENSEDMALYASDGTYTFNQLNTKANRIANALIKLGVGVEDKVMIVLKRNSNFIASMFGILKAGAAFIPIDSDYPKDRIEHVLTDSNSKYIITDDIVEIKNIDLSEYKEHLLDINDLLEEENTSNPESDVKGENLAYLIYTSGSTGVPKGVMLEHRNLANFTYPHPDNVYTYELATNYKKEDYRVLSNATVAFDLFLHELMCATLNGVPVVFADDDEYKDPKKTLDLIKKYDVTVYTATPSRLLQYLDIDEIKDEMYKFKVYSIAGEAFPKRLYELLREKTDAKLFNVYGPTETTISCNTVELKNENITVGKALFNVHEEIMDYDSNPLPSNVIGELYIAGSGVSRAYLNRPEKNKEAYTEINNVRFYKSGDFAKRADDGNVYIQGRLDNQIKLRGLRIEIGEIESAISKYEAIKDVAVVVRKIKNNQHLCAYFTVGDKYFDAHRKSNEFSFDINELKKSLSEKLTYYMVPTVYMQLDEMPQTLNGKTDLKNLPEPELIRKYVAPENDVEAFFANAFAEILDLDKVSVTDNFFEIGGTSLLVTKITMAAINRNYEVYYGDVFKNPTPRQLADFVYNGASTKVAEESKYDYEQINKLLKKNNLKYLVNKDMDDSLGDILLTGATGFLGIHVFKELINTQDGNIYCFVRSHGSLSGEDRLKSLLFYYFSEDYSELFGKRLHVIEADITSFSDFEKMMTYNVDTIINCAANVKHFSNSTDIEDINLGGVINGLKFAKLKECKYVQVSTYSVAGLSIDNFPPEDEIFTEDKLYIGQNLDNAYLNSKFLAERAILEAAVEDDMDVKIMRAGNLMARSSDSEFQINYQSNGFINRLKAFVNIGKMSYDMLDNPVEFSPIDITAKSIVELSKTPKECTVFHTYNSHTVTFADVIEIIRDLNINIECCEEEEYQEALQDALNDETKQDALSGIITNVGEGQIKSKWLPVDNKFTIQSLYRMGIVWPLIDKEYIYNFIKHLRDVDFF, via the coding sequence ATGAAAATTGATAAACCAGACAATACTTATACATTGATAAATTCATTCGATTATCCGACAACAATTTCACCCGATGTAAAAGATAGCCAAACAAGTTATTTAACATCAACAATTGAATACCAGGATAAAATTAATGAGTTAACAGACAAATATGAAATGGCAAAAGATAACATATTACTTGCAATATTCATATTTAATCTTGTAAAATTCTCTTTTTCAAAAGATATTCTGATAACTTATAACAGACAAGCAGCAGGATATCATTTCAATACAAATTTATCTGTAAGTGAATATCTCACTGATTTTAAAACAAAATACAATGATTATTCCGATGATGAAGAAATAAACTTTGAAAGCGAAATTTTATTTGCAACAAGTGACTATTCAAAGGAAAGTTATAAATTCATATTATCATACGACGATGAAAAGATAATTGTGGAATATGACTCCTCATCCTATTCAAAAGAACTAATTGATGCATTTTTACATGCTTTAAATGTATTGATTGCTAAGTTCAACAATGAAAATGAATTATTGAAAAACATTTCTATTGTTGAAGAGATGGATATGGATGAAGATTTTAAAATCGAACTGGCCAATGAAGGATTGATTAATAAGATATTTGAAAATGCAGTCAAAGAAAATCCTGATAAGACAATATTATATGCAGAGGATGGTAATTTCACATATTCCCAATTAAATAGTAAAGCAAATAAGATTGCCAATGGATTAATACAAAGAGGCGTGCAAGTTGAAGACAAAGTAATGTTCATGATGAAACGAAACAGCGACCTGATAGCTACAGTACTGGGAATTGTTAAAGCAGGAGCGGCATTTATACCAATTGATCCAAAATATCCTGAAAAAAGGATAAATCAGATACTTGAAGATAGTGATTCAAGATATGTTATAACAAGTAAGGATATTGACTATGATGGCGAAAATAGAATAAATGTAGAGGAACTATTAAATAACAATGACGACAGTAATCCCCCTGTTAATTTAAATCCGGATAATCTGTGTTTCCTAATTTACACATCCGGTTCTACAGGCAAACCTAAAGGAGTTATGATTACCCATAGGGGAATATCAAACTACATTGCCAATGTAGAGGAAAATCAGCCAATATATCAACTCAATCATGCATGTGAAAAATTCATATCAATTTCAACCGTATCTTTTATAGTATTCCTAAGGGAAATCTTTGGTACTATCTTAAATGGACTGCCTGTGGTATTTGCTAATGATGAGGAATCAATCAATCCACTTAAACTGGTTAAATTATTTGAAAAGACTGCCGCGGATGGTTTTGGATCCACACCAACAAGATTGCTCGAGTACTTGGAACTTAAGGAAATTCAGGAAGCTGTCAAAAAGTGTAAAATAATCATTGTAGGTGGAGAGTCATTCCCACCTGTATTATATGATAACTTATCCAAGTATACCGACGCTTTAATATATAATTCATATGGACCTACAGAAGTTACAATTGCATCACATTACAAGTTAATGGATAATCCTAATGTTACCGCCGGTTGGTCTATGCTAAATGTAGTTGATAAAATCATGGATATTGATGGAAATCAACTCCCCCCGTATGTTACCGGTGAAATTTATGTAGGTGGAGCGGGAATAGCAAGAGGATATCTTAACAATCAAGAACAGACCGATAAAGTATTTTCCACAATAAACAACATCCCCTACTATAATACCGGAGACTTAGGTAAAAAAGATAAGTATGGAGAACTGTATGTTTTAGGAAGAAATGACACCCAGATTAAGCTTAGAGGTTTAAGAATAGAACTATCCGAAATAGAGACTGCCATCAGTAACTATGAAAACATCACATTAAGCAAAGTAATGGTTAAAAAGGTAAATGATGTGGAACACTTATGTGCATATTACACTGCAAGTAATGAGATTGACATAAATAAACTCAAGGAACAACTAGGCCTAACTCTTCCGGATTATATGGTTCCATCATATTATACCCAACTTGATACATTCCCTAAAACGCCAAACGGTAAGATTAATTTCAAGAAACTACCCGAACCAGTTGTAACAGATGAGGAAATCATACTGCCTAGAAATAATATTGAAGAAGAGATATATTCAATTGTATCCAAAATCATGAACACTGACAAATTCGGAGTCAATACCAATCTTTTCAGCATTGGTTTAACATCATTATCCGTTATCAAACTGATAACCCATCTGTATAAAAATCTTAAGATAGAATTAAATGTGACCGATATTTTAAAATACAGAACCATTGAAGAAATCGCATCCCAGATAAGCAGTCAAGAAAAAGTCGAATATGAAAAACAGGAATATTACCCTTTAACATCAAACCAATTGGGAGTATACTTTGATTGTATGAAAAACCCTGACAGCTTAACATACAATCTGCCAAAGATGATGAGATACACACATGAAATCAACCCGGACAAACTTAAATCATCAATCATCCAGGCCATAAATAATCATCCATATCTCAAAACACAAATTGTAATGAAAGATGGAACAATCTATCAAAAAAGAGATGATGACTCAAATATCAATGAATTAATCCAGATAACCGATGAGCTTAATGTAAATGAGTTTGTAAGGCCGTTTAAACTTGATGAAGAAAAGTTGTTCAGATTCCAGATTGTGGAAAAAAATATGTTACTTGCCGATTTCCATCATTTGATAGTGGATGGAATATCCCTAAATATACTCTTTGATGAAATAGCCAGGATATATGATGACAAGGATTACGAATTAGAACAAATGGATGGTTATGAATATACACTGAATGAATTGAAGATGGAAGAATCCCATAAGTTCAATGAAGCTAAAAAATTCTTTGAAGATAAAATCAAAGACTTTGATGAAGCAACCGTTATTCCTCAAGACATTAATGGTGATGAAAATTTAGCAAATGTTAAAGTTAAGGACATCTTATTTAATCAGGATAAGATAGATAATTTCTGTCATGAAAATAACATCAGTCAAAATAACCTATTCCTATCTGTGGTATCACTGGTACTTTCAAAGTTTGTATATAATAAAGATCTGTTAATAGCTACAATTTCAAATGGCAGATTTAATCCATATCAGGAAAAAACACTGGCAATGATGGTTAAAACCCTTCCACTTGCATTAAATTTAGACAGTTCATTTACCATAGAGCAATATCTACATTATATTAACAATCAATGGTTGGATGTTCTTGCAAACTCATCATATCCGTTGACTAGAATTTCTGATGAACTTAACATAACACCCGAAATATTATATGCCTATCAAGGAAAAATTATTGAAGATATACATATGGATGGAATGACCATTAAAAGAGAAGCTATAGGAGATTCAGGAGTCAAGTTCAAGATAATGATAAATGTAGAAGAGATAGATGATAAATATAACATCAACTGTGAATACAACGATCAATTATACTCAGATGAATACATTGACATACTACTTAACTCCATAAGAATTGTAGTTGAAAAATTCATAACACTGTACAACAATACACAATTAAAAGAGATATCCATTACCGAAGAGGATAACTGGACACCAACTGATCTTGAATACATTGATATTGGAGAAAAAAGGGTAAATAAGATTTTTGAATCATGTGTAGAAGAAAATGGTGATGATGTAGCAGTATATGCATGTGATGGCAGATACACATTTAACCAATTGAATAACAAGGCAAACAGAATAGCAAATGCACTTATAAAAAAGGGAGTTAATATTGAAGACAAGGTTATGATAATACTCAAAAGAAACAGTAACTTCATAGCATCAATGTTTGGAATATTAAAGGCAGGAGCTGCATTCATACCAATAGACTCAGACTATCCTAAAGACAGAATAGAACACGTTTTAAGAGACAGTAATTCCAAATACATCATAACAGATGAAATAATAAAGATTAAAAATTTAGATTTAAGCGAATACAACAATTACTTGTTAAATATAAATGATTTGCTGGAAGAGGAAAACACCAAAAATCCGGAAACCAATGTGACCGAATCCAACCTAGCATATCTGATATATACTTCAGGTTCAACGGGACTACCTAAGGGAGTAATGCTGGAACATCAAAACCTGGCAAACTTCACGTACCCACACCCAGATAATGTGTACACATATGAACTGGCAACAAACTACAAAAAAGAAGACTACAGGGTACTGTCAACAATCACAGTAGCATTCGACGTATTCCTGGAAGAAACAATGTGTTCATTGCTGAATGGAGTGCCTATAGTACTGGCTGATGACAACACATATAAAGACCCTAAAGCCACCATGGAACTTGTTGAAAAATACAAAGCAAACGTTTATACTGCAACCCCTTCAAGAATACTCCAATATCTGCAGATTAAACAGATAAGAAAGGACATGCTTAAGTTTAAAGTATATGCTATAGCAGGAGAACCATTCCCTAACAGATTATACGAGGATTTAAGTGCAAATACTGATGCCCATATATTCAATGTATATGGACCAACGGAAACCACAATAAGTTGTAACACAGCATTACTTAGCAACAATAACATCACAGTTGGAAAGGAACTATTTAATGTCAAAGAACAGATAATGGATCTTGACTCAAATCCACTGCCAACAAATGTTATTGGTGAGCTGTACATAGCAGGTTTAGGTGTGTCACGTGCATATCACAATCGTCCTGAAAACAATGCCAAATCATACACGACAATAAACGACATCAGATATTATAAGTCAGGAGACCTTGCAAAAAGAGGTTTAGATGGACAAATATATGTTTATGGAAGATTAGACAATCAGATTAAACTTAGAGGTTTGAGAATTGAAATTGGAGAAATTGAATCAGCCATATCCAAATGTGAAGCAATAAAAGATGTTGCCGTTGTGGTAAGAAACATTAATGATAACGATTACTTATGTGCCTACTACACAGTTTATGAGGAATACAAGAAAGATGATGAGTATTCTATCGACATAGACAAGCTCAGGGAAAAATTAGAAGATTCATTGGTCTATTATATGATTCCAACGTTCTTTACTGAATTAGATAAATTCCCTAGAACGCCAAATGATAAAGTTGACTTGAAGAACTTGCCAGAACCACAGACAGACATTGATAATTACAAGAACCCAAGCAATGAAATTGAAGAAAAACTATGGGACATCATCTCAGAAATTCTGAATATATCCTCATTCGGTGTGGATACCGACCTGTTTACCATAGGTCTAACCTCATTAACCATGATGCAAGTAGTATCTGAGATTTATGAGGAATTTAAAACCCAACTGATGATAACTCAAGTAATGAAAAGCAAGACCATAGAAAAAATTTCAATGCTAATCAAAGAGGACAAAATAGAAGAATATGATACACAAAATATGTATCCGTTAACCCCTAATCAATTGGGAGTATATTTCGAGTGCGTTAAAAAACCGGAAGATTTATCATACAACATGCCGATTAAAATTGAATTTGGTAGTGAAATCGACCCTCATAAATTAAAATCAGCGATTATAACAGCCATCAATAATCATCCATATCTAAAAACCAGGATAATCATGAATGATGGAGAAGTATATCAGGAAAGAAGAGATAACCTTACAATAGACGAATTTGTTGAAATAACGGATGATCCTGCGGATGAAGACAACTTTGTAAAAACATTTGTACTTGATGAAGGCCCATTATTCCGCTTTAAAATATGTGAAAATACCACATTGCTAGCGGATTTCCACCATATCATAATGGATGGTACATCACTTAACATATTCTTTGATGAAATAGCCAAAATCTATGATGACAAAGATTACACAATAGAAGAAATTGACGGATTTGAATATTCATTAAACGAAGCAAAAATAGAAAAATCAAACCTTTATAAAGAGGCCGAACTATTCTTCTTTGATAAAATCAAGGAGTTTGAAGAAGCTACTCTTATTTCTCCTGATTTAAATGGCCAAAAGGAGAATGGAGTATCTCTGGAAAAAACCAGTTATCTTAAAAAGGAGGATATTAACAGATTCTGTGATGAACACAACATCAATCCAAACAATCTATTCATGGCCGTTACATCATTTGTATTATCAAAATTTGTATATAATAAAAATGTATTAATAGCAACCCTTTCCAATGGAAGATACACGAAAGCACAAGAAAAGACTCTGGCAATGATGGTTAAAACATTACCATTAGCATTAAAGTTAAATACAGAACTGTCAATCAGCGATTACTTAAGTTATATAAATGAGGAATGGTTAAACGTATTAACATACTCTTCATATCCATTAACGAAGATTTCCAGCGATTATGATATAACCCCGGAATTCCTTTATACTTATCAGGGTATGATTAATGAAAACATTGAAATAGATTCGAGAAGTGTAAAACGTGAATTTATAGATTATAACTTCTTAAAATTCAATATGGGTGTCCAAATAGAGGATATTGGAGATGAATATAAGGTCATATGTCAATACAACAATGAATTATACTCTGATGATTTGATAAATACCTTTGTAGATAGTTTTAATATAGTGTTAAATAAATTCATCACATACAATGAAAACACTCCATTAAATAGCATTTCAATAGTAGAAAAAGACTGTATATCAATTGATGACATTGAAATCGAAGCAATACCAGAATACAGAATTAATAAAATATTTGAAAACTGTGTCAAAGAAAATAGTGAAGACATGGCATTATATGCCAGTGACGGCACATACACATTCAACCAGCTAAATACGAAGGCAAACAGGATAGCAAATGCACTAATCAAACTAGGCGTTGGTGTAGAAGATAAGGTCATGATTGTTTTAAAAAGAAACAGCAACTTTATTGCATCAATGTTTGGAATATTAAAGGCAGGAGCTGCATTCATACCAATAGACTCAGACTATCCTAAAGACAGAATAGAACACGTACTGACAGACAGTAATTCCAAATACATAATAACGGACGATATCGTTGAAATCAAAAACATTGACTTAAGTGAATATAAAGAACATCTGCTGGATATCAATGATTTATTGGAAGAGGAAAATACATCAAATCCTGAAAGTGATGTTAAAGGGGAAAACTTGGCATACCTGATATATACTTCAGGTTCAACAGGAGTACCTAAGGGAGTAATGCTGGAACATCGAAACCTGGCAAACTTCACGTACCCACACCCAGATAATGTGTACACATATGAACTGGCAACAAACTACAAAAAAGAAGACTACAGAGTACTATCCAATGCCACAGTAGCATTCGATTTATTCCTACATGAACTGATGTGTGCAACATTAAATGGTGTTCCGGTAGTATTTGCCGATGATGATGAATACAAGGACCCTAAAAAGACATTGGATCTTATCAAAAAGTATGATGTTACCGTTTACACTGCTACACCATCACGTTTACTCCAATACCTGGATATAGATGAAATAAAAGATGAAATGTACAAGTTCAAGGTTTATTCCATTGCAGGTGAAGCATTCCCTAAACGCTTATACGAATTGTTAAGAGAAAAGACCGATGCCAAACTATTTAACGTTTATGGTCCGACGGAAACAACCATCAGCTGTAACACCGTGGAACTTAAAAATGAAAACATAACAGTTGGAAAGGCATTGTTTAATGTTCATGAAGAAATTATGGACTATGACTCAAATCCACTTCCTTCAAATGTAATCGGTGAACTATACATTGCAGGTAGTGGTGTGTCACGAGCATACCTCAATCGTCCGGAGAAAAACAAAGAAGCATACACTGAAATAAACAACGTCAGATTCTACAAATCAGGAGACTTTGCAAAAAGAGCAGATGATGGAAATGTTTACATACAGGGACGTTTAGACAATCAGATAAAACTCAGAGGATTAAGAATAGAAATTGGAGAAATTGAATCTGCCATATCTAAGTATGAAGCCATAAAGGATGTTGCAGTTGTTGTACGAAAGATAAAAAACAATCAGCATTTATGTGCATACTTTACCGTTGGTGACAAATACTTTGATGCACACAGAAAATCCAATGAATTCTCATTTGATATTAATGAATTGAAAAAATCATTATCTGAGAAATTAACATATTACATGGTTCCAACAGTATACATGCAACTGGATGAGATGCCACAGACATTAAATGGAAAAACAGATCTTAAGAATCTTCCAGAACCTGAATTAATAAGAAAATATGTTGCTCCTGAAAATGATGTTGAGGCATTCTTTGCCAATGCATTTGCAGAAATATTGGACTTAGACAAGGTAAGCGTAACGGATAATTTCTTCGAGATAGGTGGTACATCACTGCTTGTTACAAAAATTACGATGGCCGCAATAAACAGGAATTATGAAGTCTACTATGGTGACGTGTTTAAAAATCCTACACCAAGACAATTAGCGGATTTCGTATACAATGGTGCGTCAACAAAAGTTGCGGAAGAAAGCAAGTATGATTATGAACAAATAAATAAATTACTTAAAAAGAACAACTTGAAGTATCTTGTCAATAAAGACATGGATGATTCACTTGGAGATATATTGCTTACAGGTGCTACAGGATTTTTAGGAATACACGTATTTAAAGAGCTGATTAATACTCAGGACGGCAATATATATTGTTTCGTAAGATCACATGGAAGTTTATCCGGAGAGGACAGACTCAAGTCATTACTCTTCTATTACTTCTCAGAGGATTATTCGGAATTGTTCGGCAAACGACTGCATGTTATTGAAGCAGACATCACCTCATTTAGTGATTTTGAGAAGATGATGACATATAACGTCGATACCATCATCAACTGTGCAGCTAACGTCAAACACTTCTCCAACAGTACTGATATCGAGGACATTAACCTTGGAGGAGTAATCAATGGACTTAAATTTGCCAAATTAAAAGAATGTAAATATGTGCAGGTTTCCACATATAGTGTTGCCGGTTTAAGTATAGATAACTTCCCACCGGAAGATGAAATATTTACCGAAGATAAACTGTATATTGGTCAAAATCTGGATAATGCTTATCTAAACAGTAAATTCCTTGCTGAACGTGCAATACTTGAAGCGGCAGTTGAAGATGACATGGATGTTAAAATCATGCGTGCCGGTAACCTGATGGCAAGAAGCTCCGACAGTGAATTCCAAATCAATTATCAATCCAATGGATTTATAAACAGACTCAAGGCATTTGTCAATATCGGTAAAATGTCATATGACATGTTGGATAATCCTGTTGAATTCAGCCCTATTGACATTACAGCCAAATCCATTGTTGAATTATCAAAAACACCAAAAGAATGTACGGTATTCCATACATATAATTCACATACTGTAACTTTTGCGGATGTTATCGAGATAATCAGGGATTTAAATATTAATATTGAATGCTGTGAAGAGGAGGAGTATCAGGAAGCACTGCAAGATGCACTTAATGATGAAACCAAACAGGATGCATTATCAGGTATCATCACCAATGTCGGTGAAGGTCAAATTAAAAGCAAATGGCTTCCCGTGGACAATAAATTCACAATCCAATCATTATATCGTATGGGCATAGTATGGCCACTCATTGATAAGGAGTACATCTATAACTTCATCAAGCACCTACGTGATGTGGATTTTTTCTAA